A section of the Phacochoerus africanus isolate WHEZ1 chromosome 4, ROS_Pafr_v1, whole genome shotgun sequence genome encodes:
- the LOC125124424 gene encoding olfactory receptor 1S1-like → MHQGNQTTISEFLLLGLSNQAEHQKPLFVLFLGMYLVTVAGNGLIILAIGLDSYLHTPMYLFLANLSFADISSISTSVPKMLVNIQTKSQSISYESCITQMYFATLFVVIDNFLLGVMACDRFVAICHPLNYTTIMEPRLCLLLTVIPWILSNTVSLTHTLLLLRLVFCDSNTLPHFFCDLAPLLRLSCSDTMINQLVLFIVGLSVIAFPFALILFSYVCIVRDVLRLSSTEGKWKAFSTCGSHLTVVLLFYGTIAGVYFFPSSTDPDNRDKIGAVLFTVVTPMANPFIYSLRNKDMKGALRKLIGVKRISPFDTLGI, encoded by the coding sequence ATGCATCAAGGAAACCAAACAACCATCTCGGAATTCCTCCTCCTGGGACTCTCCAACCAGGCTGAGCATCAGAAGCCCCTCTTTGTGCTTTTCCTGGGTATGTACCTGGTCACTGTGGCTGGGAATGGACTCATTATTCTGGCCATTGGCTTGGACTCTTACCTTCACACCCCCATGTACCTCTTCCTCGCCAACCTGTCCTTTGCTGATATTTCCTCCATTTCCACCTCAGTCCCCAAAATGCTGGTGAATATTCAGACCAAGAGTCAATCCATCTCCTATGAGAGCTGCATAACTCAGATGTACTTTGCTACTCTGTTTGTCGTTATTGATAATTTCCTCTTGGGGGTCATGGCCTGTGACCgttttgtggccatctgccaccctcTGAATTATACAACCATCATGGAACCCAGGCTCTGCTTGCTGCTCACAGTCATCCCGTGGATCCTCAGTAACACTGTTTCCTTGACGCACACCCTCCTGCTCCTTCGACTGGTCTTCTGTGACAGCAACACTCTCCCACACTTCTTCTGTGACTTAGCCCCCCTGCTCAGACTGTCCTGCTCAGACACGATGATCAACCAGCTTGTGTTGTTTATCGTGGGCTTATCAGTCATCGCCTTCCCCTTTGCCCTCATCCTCTTCTCCTATGTCTGCATCGTCAGGGATGTCCTGAGACTCTCATCCACAGAGGGAAAGTggaaagccttctccacctgtggctcTCACCTGACAGTTGTATTGCTCTTCTATGGGACCATTGCAGGGGTTtacttcttcccctcctccactgACCCTGACAACAGAGATAAGATTGGTGCGGTACTCTTCACTGTGGTGACGCCCATGgcgaaccccttcatctacagcctgaggaacaaggACATGAAAGGTGCCCTGAGAAAACTCATCGGTGTGAAAAGGATTTCTCCCTTTGATACCCTGGGCATATGA
- the LOC125123976 gene encoding olfactory receptor 9Q2-like — translation MAQRNYTAVREFFLSVFAEHPEWGLPLFLVFLGFYLLTLLGNAGMIFLTHKDRRLHTPMYFFLSHLSFVDICYSSTIVPQMLAVLLGHGAVISKARCAAQFFLFTFFASIDCYLLAIMAYDRYVAVCQPLLYVTIVTEKARLGLVAGAYVAGFSSAFIRTVTAFTLSFCGDNEIDFIFCDLPPLLKLTCGDSYTQEVVIIVFALFVMPACILVILVSYLFIIMAVMQIRAAGGRAKTFSTCASHLTAVALFFGTLIFMYLRDNSGQSSEADHVVSVLYTVVTPMLNPLIYSLRNKEVKEAVVKVLSQSKPSGRT, via the coding sequence ATGGCCCAGAGGAATTACACGGCAGTGAGGGAGTTCTTCCTTTCTGTGTTTGCTGAACATCCAGAGTGGGGGCTTCCgcttttcctggtctttttggGTTTCTATCTACTCACTCTGTTGGGGAACGCGGGAATGATCTTCCTGACCCACAAAGACCGCCGGCTCCACACACcgatgtacttcttcctcagccaccttTCCTTCGTGGACATCTGCTACTCGTCCACCATCGTCCCCCAGATGTTGGCTGTGCTGCTGGGACACGGAGCTGTCATCTCCAAAGCTCGCTGTGCTGCCCAGTTCTTCCTCTTCACCTTCTTCGCTTCCATCGACTGCTACCTCTTGGCCatcatggcctatgaccgctatgtggccgtGTGCCAACCCCTGCTTTATGTCACCATTGTCACCGAGAAGGCCCGCTTGGGTTTGGTAGCTGGGGCTTACGTGGCTGGTTTCTCCAGTGCCTTCATTCGAACGGTCACCGCCTTCACGCTCTCCTTTTGTGGAGACAATGAGATCGACTTTATTTTCTGTGACCTGCCCCCTCTGTTAAAACTCACATGTGGAGACAGCTACACCCAGGAGGTGGTGATTATCGTGTTTGCCCTTTTTGTCATGCCTGCTTGTATACTGGTCATCTTGGTTTCCTATCTGTTTATCATCATGGCAGTCATGCAGATCCGCGCTGCTGGGGGCCGGGCCAAGAccttctccacctgtgcctcccacctcactgctgtggccctctTCTTCGGGACCCTCATCTTCATGTACCTGCGAGATAACTCAGGCCAGTCCTCAGAGGCAGACCATGTGGTGTCTGTGCTCTACACGGTGGTGACCCCGATGCTGAACCCCCTCATTTACAGCTTGAGGAATAAGGAGGTCAAGGAGGCTGTTGTGAAAGTCCTGAGCCAATCAAAGCCTTCTGGAAGGACCTAG